A single window of Caldicellulosiruptor bescii DSM 6725 DNA harbors:
- a CDS encoding bifunctional phosphoglucose/phosphomannose isomerase: MLDNLETIAQNDPSGMFESVYNLPEQIQKAYEIGKNISVNVKAEDIDKVVITGLGGSAIGGNLLRVFVLDKCKIPVIVNRDYVLPAYVDSKTLVIASSYSGNTEETLSAYQDAKAKGAKIIAITTGGKLKEFAEKDGFDVITIPSGLQPRAALGYSFIPLLMLFVKLGLIEPVDDQIEETVKVLSDLRERYKPEVPEEKNLAKRLTLKLWNKLPIIYGISGTTEVIAERWKGQICENSKSPAYFNVFSELNHNEIVGTESPKHILGLFEIVMLHDTEDHKRNAIRMDITKDLIKGVVSGVNDIYSIGNSRLARMFSLIYLGDYVSLYLATLYQNDPTPVKKIDILKNKLAEIKD, encoded by the coding sequence ATGCTTGATAATTTAGAGACAATTGCACAGAATGACCCAAGCGGTATGTTTGAGTCAGTTTATAATCTTCCTGAGCAAATTCAAAAAGCATACGAAATAGGCAAAAATATTAGCGTGAATGTAAAAGCAGAAGATATAGATAAGGTTGTGATTACAGGTCTTGGCGGTTCAGCAATAGGTGGAAACCTTTTGAGAGTATTTGTCCTTGATAAGTGCAAAATTCCTGTGATTGTTAACAGAGACTATGTACTTCCTGCGTATGTTGACTCTAAAACTCTTGTTATAGCGTCCAGCTACTCAGGTAACACCGAAGAGACACTTTCTGCATACCAGGATGCAAAGGCAAAAGGAGCAAAAATCATTGCAATCACAACAGGCGGAAAGTTAAAAGAGTTTGCCGAAAAAGACGGATTTGATGTAATCACAATTCCAAGCGGGCTTCAGCCAAGAGCTGCACTTGGATACTCATTCATTCCACTCTTGATGCTATTTGTCAAACTTGGTTTGATTGAACCTGTTGATGACCAGATAGAAGAGACAGTAAAGGTTTTAAGTGACTTGAGAGAAAGATATAAACCAGAGGTGCCGGAAGAGAAAAACCTTGCAAAGAGACTTACACTAAAACTTTGGAATAAGCTCCCAATCATATATGGCATTAGTGGAACCACAGAGGTCATTGCAGAGAGATGGAAGGGTCAGATTTGTGAAAATTCAAAATCACCAGCATATTTCAATGTGTTTTCAGAACTCAACCACAACGAGATAGTTGGAACTGAGTCGCCAAAACATATTCTTGGACTTTTTGAAATTGTAATGCTCCATGACACAGAAGACCACAAGAGAAATGCAATCAGAATGGATATTACAAAAGACCTTATAAAGGGTGTTGTGTCTGGTGTAAATGATATATACTCAATCGGAAATTCAAGACTTGCAAGAATGTTTTCTCTAATCTACTTAGGCGACTATGTATCGCTTTATCTTGCAACACTTTATCAGAATGACCCAACTCCTGTGAAAAAGATTGATATTTTGAAGAACAAACTTGCAGAGATTAAAGATTAA
- a CDS encoding phosphatase encodes MFLEVETHCHTIASGHAYNNLEEMVLEAQKKGLKGICITDHGPEMPGSCSSLYFYNLIVVPRKINGIMVFRGCEANIVDYEGRIDIPEDALKRLDFVIASLHDVCIPSGTVSDHTRALIGAIKNPYIHCIGHPGNPLYEIDKEEVVLAAKEYKKAIEINNSSFYVREKSKENCIEILKLCKKYGVYIAMGSDAHYKADIGRCEITQKLVCEYEFPPELIVNKSLESFISFLKLHGKDIDI; translated from the coding sequence ATGTTTTTGGAAGTTGAGACGCACTGTCATACCATTGCAAGCGGTCATGCTTACAATAACTTGGAAGAGATGGTACTTGAGGCACAGAAAAAAGGTTTGAAAGGGATATGTATTACAGACCACGGCCCTGAGATGCCAGGGTCGTGTAGCAGTTTATATTTTTACAATCTAATTGTGGTACCGAGAAAAATAAATGGTATAATGGTATTTAGAGGGTGCGAGGCAAATATTGTTGACTACGAAGGCAGAATAGATATCCCGGAAGATGCCCTGAAAAGGCTTGATTTTGTGATTGCAAGCCTGCATGATGTTTGTATCCCGAGTGGGACAGTTTCTGACCATACCAGGGCACTCATTGGTGCTATCAAAAATCCGTATATACACTGTATAGGGCATCCGGGGAATCCGCTATATGAAATTGACAAAGAAGAGGTTGTGCTTGCTGCAAAGGAATATAAAAAAGCAATTGAGATAAACAACTCTTCGTTTTATGTTCGTGAAAAAAGTAAAGAAAATTGCATAGAAATTTTAAAGCTGTGCAAAAAATATGGTGTGTACATTGCTATGGGCTCAGATGCACACTACAAAGCAGACATTGGCAGATGTGAAATTACTCAAAAACTTGTGTGTGAATATGAATTTCCGCCTGAGCTTATTGTCAACAAAAGCTTAGAAAGCTTTATAAGCTTTCTAAAGCTTCATGGAAAGGATATTGATATTTAA
- the fba gene encoding class II fructose-1,6-bisphosphate aldolase has product MPLVTTREMFKKAAEGKYAIGAFNVNNMEIIQGIVEAAKEEQAPLILQVSAGARKYAKHIYLIKLVEAALEDSGDLPIALHLDHGEDFEICKACIDGGFTSVMIDGSRLPFEENIALTKKVVEYAHERGVVVEAELGKLAGIEDNVKVAEHEAAFTDPDQAAEFVERTGVDSLAVAIGTSHGAYKFKGDPRLDFERLQKIVEKLPKDFPIVLHGASTVLPEFVEMCNKYGGNIPGAKGVPEDMLRKAAELGVRKINIDTDLRLAMTAAIRKHLYEHPDHFDPRQYLKDGRDAIKEMVKHKLRNVLGCAGKAPEILEEIKKNRG; this is encoded by the coding sequence ATGCCGTTAGTTACCACAAGAGAAATGTTTAAAAAAGCGGCCGAAGGCAAGTACGCAATAGGTGCATTTAACGTCAACAACATGGAGATTATCCAGGGAATTGTTGAGGCTGCAAAGGAGGAACAGGCACCGCTTATTTTGCAGGTTTCAGCAGGTGCAAGAAAGTATGCAAAGCACATCTATCTTATCAAGCTTGTTGAAGCAGCTTTGGAAGATTCTGGAGATCTTCCGATAGCCCTTCATCTTGACCATGGCGAGGACTTTGAAATTTGCAAAGCTTGTATTGACGGTGGATTTACTTCTGTTATGATTGATGGGTCAAGGCTTCCTTTTGAGGAAAATATTGCTCTTACAAAAAAGGTTGTTGAATATGCTCATGAACGCGGGGTTGTGGTGGAGGCAGAGCTTGGCAAGCTTGCCGGAATTGAGGACAATGTGAAGGTTGCAGAGCATGAAGCGGCGTTTACTGACCCTGACCAGGCGGCAGAATTTGTTGAAAGAACGGGTGTTGACTCTTTAGCTGTTGCAATTGGAACAAGCCATGGAGCGTACAAATTTAAAGGCGATCCAAGGCTTGATTTTGAAAGACTTCAGAAGATTGTTGAAAAGCTTCCAAAAGATTTTCCAATTGTTCTTCATGGTGCATCAACAGTCTTGCCTGAATTTGTTGAGATGTGTAACAAGTATGGAGGAAATATTCCAGGTGCAAAAGGTGTACCAGAGGATATGCTCAGAAAAGCAGCAGAGCTTGGTGTGCGAAAGATTAACATTGATACTGATTTGAGACTTGCAATGACCGCAGCTATCAGAAAACACCTTTATGAGCATCCTGACCATTTTGACCCAAGGCAGTATCTCAAAGATGGCAGAGATGCAATAAAAGAGATGGTAAAACACAAGCTTAGAAATGTTCTTGGCTGTGCGGGCAAGGCTCCCGAAATTTTAGAGGAGATAAAGAAAAACAGAGGATAA
- the scfA gene encoding six-cysteine ranthipeptide SCIFF, whose protein sequence is MKHIKVVVKNALSKTVVSGGCGECQASCQSACKTSCTVGNQICKNRK, encoded by the coding sequence ATGAAGCATATAAAGGTTGTTGTAAAAAATGCTCTTTCAAAAACAGTTGTTTCTGGCGGCTGTGGTGAGTGCCAGGCATCCTGCCAGTCAGCTTGCAAGACATCTTGTACTGTTGGAAACCAAATTTGCAAAAACAGAAAATAA
- the scfB gene encoding thioether cross-link-forming SCIFF peptide maturase, protein MVHTFEKFGLKIVVDVASGSIFTVDSVAYEVIKYYKENGSFDGVEDALEFDKQQIAEAVFEVKSLIEQGVLFSEDTYKDMNLIEKRNLVIKAMCLHVAHDCDLRCRYCFASSGSFKQERKLMSFDVGKKAIGFLLQNSGSRQNLEVDFFGGEPLLNFDVVKKIVEYAREEEKKYNKKISFTLTTNATNLSDDIIEYLNQNMENVVLSHDGRPEVNDFMRIDRNGNGTYSKITNNILRFIQKRNGKTYYVRGTFTAKNLDFSKDVLHLYSLGIKEISVEPVVLDKSSPWAIRESHIERIKEEYDILAEEYINAKFKGEGFSFFHFNIDLTGGPCVSKRLSGCGAGFEYVAVDPEGNIFPCHQFVDKPSFKLGSVFEGIKRLDLVEEFKKNTVYEKDECSKCWARFYCSGGCAAANYNMNGDVKKSYVVGCELERKRVENAIAIKLYLMEKGIRS, encoded by the coding sequence ATGGTTCATACGTTTGAGAAGTTTGGACTCAAAATTGTAGTGGATGTGGCATCAGGTTCAATTTTCACAGTTGATAGTGTTGCTTATGAGGTAATAAAGTATTACAAAGAAAATGGAAGTTTTGATGGAGTAGAAGATGCACTTGAGTTTGATAAACAGCAGATAGCTGAGGCAGTTTTTGAAGTAAAAAGCTTGATTGAACAAGGAGTTCTGTTTTCTGAGGATACTTATAAGGATATGAATTTGATTGAAAAAAGAAATCTGGTTATAAAGGCAATGTGCCTTCATGTTGCTCACGACTGTGACCTTCGGTGCAGGTACTGTTTTGCATCAAGTGGTAGTTTCAAACAAGAAAGAAAACTTATGAGCTTTGATGTTGGCAAAAAGGCAATAGGTTTTTTGCTTCAAAATTCTGGTTCAAGACAGAACTTAGAGGTTGATTTTTTTGGTGGAGAGCCACTTTTGAATTTCGATGTGGTAAAAAAGATTGTTGAATATGCAAGAGAAGAAGAGAAGAAGTATAACAAGAAAATATCTTTTACACTGACAACAAATGCAACAAACCTTTCAGACGATATAATTGAATATCTAAACCAGAACATGGAAAATGTTGTACTCAGCCATGATGGAAGACCTGAAGTCAATGACTTTATGAGGATTGACAGAAACGGTAATGGCACCTATAGCAAAATCACAAACAACATTTTGAGGTTTATCCAAAAAAGAAATGGGAAAACTTATTATGTGAGAGGAACATTTACAGCAAAGAACTTGGATTTTTCAAAGGACGTTTTACACTTATACAGCCTTGGGATAAAAGAAATTTCGGTTGAACCTGTTGTGCTGGACAAAAGCAGTCCCTGGGCGATACGTGAGAGTCACATCGAAAGGATAAAAGAAGAGTATGATATCTTGGCTGAGGAGTATATAAATGCGAAATTTAAAGGAGAAGGCTTTAGCTTCTTCCATTTCAATATAGACCTTACAGGTGGTCCATGTGTTTCAAAAAGACTTTCAGGGTGCGGTGCCGGGTTTGAGTATGTAGCAGTTGACCCTGAGGGTAATATATTTCCGTGCCACCAGTTTGTTGACAAACCAAGTTTCAAGTTAGGAAGCGTGTTTGAAGGCATAAAAAGACTTGATTTGGTTGAGGAGTTTAAGAAAAATACAGTGTATGAAAAAGATGAATGTTCAAAGTGCTGGGCGAGGTTTTACTGCAGTGGCGGATGTGCTGCTGCAAACTATAATATGAACGGTGATGTGAAGAAATCTTACGTTGTTGGATGCGAACTTGAAAGAAAGAGGGTGGAAAATGCAATAGCTATAAAGCTTTATCTTATGGAAAAGGGGATAAGAAGCTAA
- a CDS encoding gamma carbonic anhydrase family protein — translation MIISYKGKTPKIAPSAFVAENAVIIGDVEIGENSSVWFGCVLRCEENRIIIGKNTNIQDLTTIHTDHCCSVIIGDNVTVGHNVVLHGCEIGNNVLIGMGTIIMNGSKIGDNSLIGAGSLITQNMVIPPNTLVFGRPAKVIRELTPEEIEKIAISAKEYIELSNEYKKIKDY, via the coding sequence ATGATAATTTCTTATAAAGGCAAAACACCTAAAATTGCGCCTTCTGCTTTTGTTGCAGAAAATGCGGTTATCATAGGCGATGTCGAAATTGGAGAAAATTCAAGTGTATGGTTTGGTTGTGTTTTAAGGTGTGAAGAGAATAGAATTATAATTGGAAAGAATACAAATATACAGGACCTTACGACAATTCACACAGATCACTGCTGCTCTGTTATAATAGGCGACAATGTTACAGTTGGTCACAATGTAGTTCTTCATGGTTGTGAGATAGGCAACAATGTTTTAATTGGAATGGGGACTATCATTATGAACGGAAGCAAAATAGGTGATAATAGCTTGATTGGAGCAGGAAGTCTTATAACTCAAAACATGGTTATCCCGCCAAATACCCTTGTGTTTGGCAGACCTGCTAAAGTGATAAGAGAGCTCACTCCAGAGGAGATTGAAAAGATTGCAATTTCTGCAAAGGAGTATATAGAGCTTAGCAATGAGTATAAAAAGATAAAAGATTATTAA
- the secD gene encoding protein translocase subunit SecD, with product MQNKSLAKFLIGCLVIAFAFYIVFFGLEIGTASIPSVQKVIRYGLDLKGGVYIVYEAAKENPTRREMESALQLIRTRLDMRNFYDATATIQGSKRIRVEIPGVKDPDEAIQYIGRTALIEFKGPSGDLIVSGRNVVDAYAQQTTSGYVVALKFDKEGTKKFAEGTKKYLGQNIGIYLDGKLISNPVVRAEIDNGEAVIEGMKDLEEAKTLAQQIKAGALPFALNVIESKAIGPSLGNEAFKSTLKAGIIGILLVFLFMIIFYRLPGLVADIALVAYIVILVAIVGYAKITLTLPGIAGIILSAGMAVDANILIFARLKEELRSGKTLRAAMDAGFKRALNAVIDSNVTTIIAGIVLLFLGTGPIKGFAWTLTIGIVVSFFTAITVTRFLLTSIINTGLFKDIRWYGGKKTREVDA from the coding sequence ATGCAAAATAAAAGCTTAGCAAAGTTTCTGATAGGATGCTTAGTAATAGCCTTTGCATTTTACATAGTGTTTTTTGGGCTGGAAATTGGAACTGCAAGCATCCCGTCAGTCCAAAAAGTTATAAGGTATGGGCTTGATTTGAAAGGCGGCGTTTACATTGTATATGAGGCAGCAAAAGAGAATCCAACAAGAAGAGAAATGGAATCAGCGTTGCAGCTTATCAGAACAAGGCTTGACATGAGAAACTTTTATGATGCAACGGCGACAATTCAGGGGTCAAAGAGAATAAGGGTAGAAATTCCGGGTGTCAAAGACCCTGATGAAGCTATACAATATATAGGAAGAACAGCTTTGATTGAGTTCAAGGGACCTTCTGGAGATTTGATTGTTTCAGGTAGAAACGTTGTTGATGCATATGCACAGCAGACAACATCAGGATACGTTGTTGCACTAAAGTTTGACAAAGAGGGAACAAAAAAGTTTGCAGAAGGGACAAAAAAATATTTGGGTCAGAACATTGGAATTTATCTTGATGGCAAGCTCATTTCAAATCCTGTTGTTAGAGCAGAGATTGACAATGGTGAAGCTGTGATTGAAGGTATGAAAGATCTGGAAGAGGCTAAAACACTTGCTCAGCAGATAAAAGCTGGTGCACTGCCATTTGCTTTGAATGTGATAGAGAGCAAGGCTATAGGACCTTCACTTGGAAATGAGGCTTTTAAATCAACTTTAAAGGCTGGAATTATTGGAATCTTGCTTGTGTTCCTGTTCATGATAATTTTCTACAGACTGCCAGGGCTTGTTGCAGATATAGCTTTAGTTGCTTATATAGTTATTCTGGTTGCAATTGTGGGGTATGCAAAGATAACTTTGACCCTCCCTGGTATAGCAGGTATAATTCTGTCTGCCGGCATGGCAGTTGATGCGAATATCTTGATCTTTGCAAGATTAAAAGAGGAGCTGAGAAGTGGAAAGACATTAAGAGCTGCTATGGATGCAGGTTTTAAAAGAGCGCTTAATGCTGTTATTGACTCTAACGTGACAACGATAATAGCAGGAATTGTTCTTTTGTTCTTAGGAACAGGTCCTATTAAAGGTTTTGCATGGACGCTCACAATTGGTATTGTGGTATCGTTCTTCACAGCAATCACTGTTACAAGATTTTTGCTTACTTCAATTATAAATACAGGACTTTTCAAAGATATCAGGTGGTATGGCGGTAAGAAAACCAGGGAGGTGGATGCTTAA
- the secF gene encoding protein translocase subunit SecF encodes MTKIDFMGKRKYFYIVSILVMVIGLISYFVQGLNYDIDFTGGTVLEINLHKVPTAQEISELEKLTKQITGTQTPIVRKVEDGKKIMINAHEVHGKKKTELSKETRDKLFGEIAKKYNLKKEDLISYQNVGATISSELKSQAIWAVVIASILMLIYIAIRFEFRFGTTAVAALIHDLLIVLTVYTLFKIPLNSTFIAAILTVLGYSINDTIVVFDRIRENRRIAGKMELKDLVNLSMNQTIGRSIATAMSVIIVLVVLYIMGVQAIKEFAFPLLIGVISGTYSSIFIATALWFDWELTTRKKKLQAKPKRA; translated from the coding sequence ATGACCAAGATTGATTTCATGGGGAAAAGAAAATACTTTTATATAGTTTCAATTTTGGTTATGGTAATTGGGCTGATTTCGTATTTTGTACAAGGTCTTAACTATGACATAGACTTTACAGGTGGTACAGTTTTGGAGATAAACCTTCATAAGGTTCCGACAGCTCAAGAGATATCCGAGCTTGAAAAGTTGACAAAGCAGATTACAGGGACCCAGACACCTATTGTCAGAAAAGTTGAGGATGGCAAAAAGATAATGATTAATGCACATGAGGTTCATGGCAAAAAGAAGACAGAGCTTTCAAAGGAGACAAGAGATAAGCTTTTTGGTGAAATAGCTAAAAAGTATAATCTTAAGAAAGAAGACTTGATCTCTTATCAGAATGTAGGAGCTACTATTTCATCTGAGCTAAAATCTCAGGCAATATGGGCGGTTGTGATTGCATCAATTTTGATGCTCATTTATATTGCTATCAGATTTGAGTTCCGGTTTGGTACAACTGCTGTAGCAGCACTGATTCATGACCTGTTGATTGTTTTGACTGTATATACTCTCTTTAAAATTCCACTAAATTCTACTTTTATAGCGGCAATCCTTACTGTCCTTGGTTATTCTATAAACGACACTATTGTTGTATTTGATAGGATAAGAGAAAACAGAAGGATAGCAGGGAAGATGGAACTCAAAGATCTTGTGAACCTTAGCATGAACCAGACAATAGGAAGATCAATTGCAACAGCAATGAGTGTCATTATAGTTCTTGTCGTTCTTTATATCATGGGTGTTCAGGCAATAAAAGAATTTGCGTTTCCTCTTTTGATTGGTGTTATATCAGGTACTTATTCTTCTATATTTATAGCAACAGCACTGTGGTTTGACTGGGAGCTCACCACAAGAAAGAAAAAACTTCAGGCAAAGCCGAAAAGAGCATAA
- a CDS encoding ribonuclease J: protein MKKKQEHKIRIIPLGGLNEIGKNMTVIEVNDEIVVIDCGLAFPEDEMLGVDLVIPDISYLLKNKEKVKALILTHGHEDHIGAIPYVLRDLNVPIYGTRLTLGLVEIKLLEFGIDLNTVKLFTVRAGDVISFNNMRIEFIRTTHSIADSVAVAIHTPLGPIVHTGDFKVDFTPIEGESIDLIRFAELGKQGVLALLCDSTNAERPGFTLSEKTVGATFDRIFSQAQGRVIVATFSSHIHRVQQVINSAEKQGRKICVLGRSMVNVVNKALELGYLKMPDGMLIDVDELDNYPLNKIVLITTGSQGEPMSALSRMASAEHKKVGIIPGDVVIISAAPIPGNEKFVNRVINDLFKQGAQVIYEDIDDIHVSGHACQEEIKLIHNLTRPKYSIPVHGEFKHLIHHAKLAMELGEKNVFVLENGKVLEITKDGAKVVGMVQAGNVLVDGLGVGDVGNVVLRDRRHLAQDGLFIVVLTIDSATRDVISGPDIITRGFIYIRESEPLIEEAKRVIKDVLYFCNKNDITEPNAIKVILKDNLRNFLFEKTRRNPMIIPIITEI, encoded by the coding sequence ATGAAGAAGAAACAAGAACACAAAATTAGAATTATACCTCTTGGTGGATTAAATGAAATTGGTAAGAATATGACAGTGATAGAAGTAAATGACGAAATAGTTGTTATTGACTGTGGTCTTGCATTTCCAGAAGATGAGATGCTTGGCGTTGATCTTGTAATACCTGACATATCATATCTTTTAAAGAATAAAGAAAAGGTAAAGGCTTTGATTTTAACACACGGTCATGAAGACCACATTGGAGCAATACCATATGTCCTACGCGATTTAAACGTTCCGATATATGGTACAAGACTTACTCTTGGGCTTGTTGAGATAAAGCTTTTAGAATTTGGTATTGATTTGAACACTGTTAAGTTGTTTACTGTTAGGGCAGGAGATGTAATTAGCTTTAACAATATGCGCATTGAATTTATCAGGACAACACATTCGATTGCTGACTCTGTTGCTGTTGCTATACACACACCGCTTGGTCCTATAGTCCATACAGGCGATTTCAAGGTAGATTTTACGCCCATTGAGGGTGAGTCAATTGACTTAATAAGGTTTGCGGAACTTGGCAAACAAGGTGTTCTTGCACTTTTGTGCGATTCTACCAACGCAGAGAGGCCCGGTTTTACATTGTCTGAAAAGACTGTTGGCGCTACATTTGACAGAATATTCTCTCAGGCTCAAGGAAGAGTAATTGTTGCAACATTTTCGTCCCATATTCACAGAGTGCAGCAGGTCATAAACTCAGCTGAAAAGCAGGGAAGAAAGATTTGCGTCTTGGGAAGAAGTATGGTAAATGTTGTGAACAAAGCACTTGAACTTGGATATCTGAAGATGCCAGATGGAATGCTGATTGATGTTGATGAGCTTGACAACTATCCTTTGAACAAGATTGTTCTTATCACCACAGGGAGTCAAGGCGAGCCTATGTCTGCACTTTCACGAATGGCATCTGCCGAGCACAAAAAGGTAGGAATTATTCCTGGAGATGTTGTTATAATCTCAGCAGCGCCAATTCCTGGAAATGAGAAGTTTGTAAATAGAGTAATAAATGATTTGTTTAAACAGGGAGCGCAGGTTATATATGAAGATATTGATGACATTCATGTGTCAGGTCATGCCTGCCAGGAAGAGATAAAGCTTATACACAATCTTACAAGACCAAAATACAGTATTCCTGTGCATGGAGAATTCAAACACTTGATACATCATGCAAAGCTCGCAATGGAGCTTGGAGAAAAAAACGTATTTGTATTAGAAAATGGGAAGGTTTTGGAGATTACAAAAGACGGTGCAAAGGTTGTTGGAATGGTGCAGGCAGGCAATGTTCTTGTTGACGGACTTGGAGTTGGAGATGTAGGAAATGTTGTTTTGCGCGACAGACGTCATCTTGCCCAGGACGGGCTTTTCATTGTTGTGCTCACAATTGATTCGGCAACAAGAGATGTCATCTCAGGTCCTGATATAATCACAAGAGGTTTTATATATATTAGAGAATCTGAGCCCCTGATTGAAGAGGCAAAAAGAGTAATAAAGGACGTTCTTTACTTTTGTAATAAGAACGATATTACTGAGCCCAATGCAATAAAGGTAATTTTAAAAGATAATCTGAGAAATTTCTTGTTTGAAAAAACACGAAGAAATCCAATGATAATTCCAATCATAACCGAGATTTGA
- a CDS encoding YlmC/YmxH family sporulation protein → MYKSSDLREKDVINISDGKKLGKVCDLEVNVKTGKIDAIVVPAPFSVGNIFSKEKDYVIPWERIKKIGEDVILVEI, encoded by the coding sequence ATGTATAAGTCATCAGATTTGAGAGAAAAGGATGTAATAAACATCTCTGATGGAAAAAAGCTTGGTAAGGTTTGTGATTTAGAGGTTAATGTTAAAACTGGAAAAATAGATGCAATAGTTGTCCCGGCACCATTTTCTGTGGGCAACATCTTCTCAAAAGAAAAAGATTATGTAATTCCATGGGAAAGAATAAAAAAGATTGGTGAAGATGTTATTTTGGTTGAGATATAG
- a CDS encoding carbon-nitrogen hydrolase family protein, producing MKIGVVQMKISNSIENNLLKIANFLEQAKVEEIDLICFPEMALTGYNIELLKSINLNDIILPALDKISQLASKYSVCCIIGHPFYERKELKNCASIIFPDGRCEKYYKLHPTEIEKKIFSNGKNPLVFKYKHKRFGIAICRDQNFYNIFKEYKDRGCVGVFILAAHYYSPKEARWKIDKNRSIPITRAVENGYYVFLANATGAHLNMISLGHSLIVDRSGCIICEADEAGEYLLSAEI from the coding sequence ATGAAAATCGGAGTTGTTCAAATGAAGATCTCAAATAGTATCGAAAATAATCTTCTCAAAATTGCAAATTTTTTAGAACAAGCAAAGGTCGAAGAGATAGACTTAATCTGCTTTCCTGAAATGGCGCTGACTGGCTATAATATTGAGCTTTTAAAATCAATTAATTTGAATGATATTATTTTGCCTGCTCTTGATAAAATCTCTCAACTTGCAAGCAAATACTCAGTTTGTTGCATAATTGGACATCCATTTTACGAACGTAAAGAGTTAAAAAATTGTGCATCGATAATATTTCCTGATGGCAGATGCGAAAAATATTACAAGCTTCACCCAACTGAGATTGAAAAGAAAATATTTTCTAACGGAAAAAATCCACTTGTTTTTAAATACAAACACAAGCGTTTTGGCATAGCCATCTGCAGAGACCAGAATTTTTATAATATATTCAAAGAATACAAAGATAGGGGATGCGTCGGTGTATTTATTTTAGCTGCACACTATTACAGTCCGAAAGAAGCACGCTGGAAAATAGACAAAAATAGAAGTATCCCTATTACAAGAGCCGTTGAAAACGGATATTATGTCTTTTTGGCAAACGCAACAGGTGCTCATCTTAACATGATAAGTCTTGGTCATAGCCTGATTGTAGATAGAAGCGGATGTATTATATGTGAGGCTGATGAGGCAGGGGAATATCTTTTGTCTGCAGAAATCTAA